A stretch of the Myripristis murdjan chromosome 24, fMyrMur1.1, whole genome shotgun sequence genome encodes the following:
- the tbx18 gene encoding T-box transcription factor TBX18, whose translation MAEKRRSPCTLSVKAHAFSVEALIGAEKRRRTGEDVVSPGFEDGTDVSDLTGSPGPRAEGACASDRGSEVECASDGSPESEDALLESPPPGALCTAPVSGSGEETRVDLQGSDLWKRFHEIGTEMIITKAGRRMFPAMRVKITGLDPHQQYYIAMDIIPVDNKRYRYVYHSSKWMVAGNADSPVPPRVYIHPDSPASGETWMRQVVSFDKLKLTNNELDDQGHIILHSMHKYQPRVHVIRKECGEELSPVRAVPVGEGTRTFSFPETVFTTVTAYQNQQITRLKIDRNPFAKGFRDSGRNRMGLEALVESYAFWRPSLRTLTFEDIPGMTKQGVPGAHGGVGTSSHLLSSSPCSSPFQVCPLSPPDYSCSRPTHPLHRYSNAPEPFPPPRGSSAYEGEGFCSLSLPASQIGYLPNPSPQGYAGLRLHTPPYSLYGYTFPPSPRLAASPDKMASAANHQSPFLGSSPSGTLTDSLGVLSGGQQGFLFDSRTLGLAGSQPGGGTSQVTAHMG comes from the exons ATGGCAGAGAAGCGGAGGTCCCCGTGCACGCTGAGCGTCAAAGCGCACGCATTCTCGGTAGAGGCGCTGATCGGGGCGGAAAAGCGGCGCAGGACCGGGGAGGATGTTGTCTCTCCCGGCTTCGAGGACGGGACTGATGTCTCTGATCTTACCGGGAGCCCGGGGCCACGGGCCGAGGGAGCGTGCGCCAGCGACCGGGGCAGCGAGGTAGAATGTGCAAGTGACGGATCGC CGGAAAGCGAGGACGCGCTGCTGGAGAGCCCGCCGCCGGGAGCGCTCTGCACGGCGCCGGTAAGCGGGAGCGGAGAGGAGACCCGCGTGGACCTGCAGGGATCAGACCTGTGGAAACGGTTCCACGAGATTGGCACGGAAATGATCATCACCAAGGCGGGACG GCGGATGTTCCCTGCTATGCGTGTGAAGATTACAGGCTTGGACCCACATCAGCAGTATTACATTGCCATGGATATAATCCCCGTGGACAACAAGCGATATAG GTACGTGTACCACAGCTCCAAGTGGATGGTGGCAGGGAACGCGGACTCCCCTGTCCCGCCCCGGGTGTACATCCACCCGGACTCCCCGGCCTCCGGAGAGACGTGGATGCGTCAGGTGGTCAGCTTCGACAAACTCAAACTAACCAACAACGAGTTGGACGACCAGGGACAC ATTATTCTGCACTCCATGCACAAGTACCAGCCGCGGGTTCATGTAATCCGTAAGGAGTGTGGAGAGGAGTTGTCCCCAGTGAGGGCCGTCCCTGTGGGGGAAGGCACCCGGACCTTCTCCTTCCCTGAGACTGTGTTCACCACAGTCACCGCATACCAGAACCAACAG ATTACAAGGTTGAAAATTGACAGAAACCCATTTGCCAAGGGCTTCAGAGACTCTGGCAGAAACCG gatGGGTCTGGAGGCTCTGGTCGAGTCCTATGCATTCTGGCGTCCCTCCCTGCGGACGCTCACATTTGAGGACATCCCCGGCATGACCAAGCAAG GAGTCCCGGGAGCTCACGGAGGTGTTGGAACGTCATCTCACCTGCTCTCCTCGTCCCCATGCTCCTCACCTTTTCAGGTTTGCCCTCTCAGCCCGCCTGACTACAGCTGCAGCCGACCCACACACCCCCTCCATCGCTACAGCAACGCCCCGGAGCCGTTCCCCCCTCCACGAGGTTCCTCAGCCTACGAAGGTGAAGGATTTTgttccctgtctctccctgcctctcagATTGGCTATCTACCAAACCCCTCCCCGCAGGGTTACGCTGGCCTCCGCCTCCACACACCACCATACAGTCTGTACGGTTACACGTTTCCTCCCTCACCACGCCTCGCTGCCAGCCCTGATAAAATGGCCTCTGCTGCCAATCATCAGAGCCCGTTCCTTGGTTCCTCCCCGAGCGGGACTCTAACGGACAGTCTGGGTGTCCTCAGCGGGGGCCAGCAGGGCTTCTTGTTTGACTCTCGGACTTTAGGATTGGCCGGTAGCCAGCCAGGAGGTGGGACCTCACAGGTGACCGCCCACATGGGCTGA